The Pangasianodon hypophthalmus isolate fPanHyp1 chromosome 13, fPanHyp1.pri, whole genome shotgun sequence genome includes a window with the following:
- the zgc:113090 gene encoding zinc finger and SCAN domain-containing protein 26 produces MTQMDLLVTNVAELLATAVHEVLRLMGQAVSEYRDESARIRQENQKLQRTLEELQKRLQISDAVQQVSSSVAAEEPLYESHHAQVLDCRMEREPLETEENEETDSHELCFEEEKPSVLHLRAETREPNDAISSPYDFSHKRRRSFSSLRSQSASPDVTGMPGILNSIKTESKSEFPECSLSEQTENTITDTHLHLPYHPVHVNLSHISRDSSTPPRAHVRTENTVDAAGPFGVTVRRENSHTCHVCGKSFATASSLGAHFVCHSGERPFACERCKFRFSRLADLKKHERIHTGEKPYNCTLCGRRFNRTENLRRHLRKVHHGALL; encoded by the exons ATGACTCAGATGGACCTCCTGGTCACCAACGTGGCCGAGCTTTTGGCGACGGCCGTGCACGAGGTCCTGCGTCTGATGGGTCAGGCCGTGTCTGAATACCGCGACGAGTCGGCCAGGATTCGGCAGGAGAACCAGAAACTGCAGCGCACGCTCGAGGAGCTCCAGAAGAGGCTGCAGATATCAG ACGCAGTGCAGCAGGTCTCGTCCTCCGTAGCCGCAGAAGAGCCGCTCTACGAGTCTCACCATGCGCAAGTGCTGGACTGTCGTATGGAACGAGAGCCGCTAGAGACAGAAGAGAACGAGGAAACGGATTCACATGAGCTGTGCTTCGAGGAGGAGAAACCGAGCGTACTACACCTGAGAGCAGAAACACGAGAACCAAACGATGCAATTTCGTCACCGTATGACTTTTCTcataaaaggaggaggagcttctcAAGCTTGAGGAGCCAATCAGCTTCACCTGATGTCACTGGCATGCCGGGAATCTTAAATTCTATCAAAACAGAATCAAAGTCAGAGTTTCCAGAATGTTCCCTATCAGAACAGACTGAAAACACGATCACAGACACCCACCTCCACCTGCCCTATCATCCGGTCCACGTTAATCTCAGCCACATCTCCCGGGACTCGTCCACTCCACCGCGCGCACACGTCCGAACAGAGAACACGGTGGACGCCGCCGGTCCGTTCGGCGTCACCGTGCGGAGAGAGAACTCGCACACCTGTCACGTGTGCGGCAAGTCGTTTGCGACGGCCTCCAGCCTGGGCGCGCACTTCGTCTGCCACTCGGGCGAAAGACCGTTCGCCTGCGAGCGCTGCAAGTTCAGGTTCAGCCGTTTAGCCGATCTGAAGAAGCACGAGCGCATCCACACGGGGGAGAAGCCGTACAACTGCACGCTCTGCGGGAGGAGGTTCAACCGCACAGAGAATCTCAGACGCCACCTGAGGAAAGTCCACCATGGAGCTTTGCTTTAG
- the rusf1 gene encoding RUS1 family protein C16orf58 homolog codes for MADGGGGVIATEKYGSQEAWRYRIKDGGMRRERMGQEQVTRGKSISDAFKNVFLPQGYPESVSEDYLQYQMWDTLQAFSSSLSGTLATQASLKGVGVGNQEATVAAATVTWLLRDGTGMLGRILFAWFKGSKLDSEAKKWRLFADILNDVAMLMEITAPHFPPFFTLIVCIAGVFKSIVGVAGGATRAALTVHQARRNNMADISAKDGSQETLVNLAGLLVSLVLIPLVTDNPVLTFILFFLFTALHLFANYKAVRSVVMETLNEARLAIVLRRYLLDGQILSPAEANQREPVFLEFKTEVRVRLGVRLGEVIKQPQELQLALRNNTRSYIIAIQNGSVCVCLSADASVRDEIMAACQAVCISTVLHSSPQHGALTHLSEIRDSWELVSESHKLMDQIFQPFFTGLEKAGWQTDRTLLDWDEWRAEWRKKGS; via the exons ATGGCGGATGGAGGTGGAGGAGTCATTGCAACCGAGAAGTACGGCTCCCAGGAGGCCTGGAGGTACCGGATAAAGGATGGAGGGATgcggagagagagaatgggacAGGAACAAGTAACTAGGGGGAAATCAATCAGTGATGCATTCAAG AACGTTTTCCTGCCTCAGGGTTACCCCGAGAGTGTCAGCGAGGATTATCTGCAGTATCAGATGTGGGATACGTTGCAG gctttctccagctctctctcggGCACACTCGCCACTCAGGCCTCACTGAAAGGAGTCGGAGTCGGAAATCAAGAAGCAACGGTTGCTGCAGCTACAGTGACTTGGTTACTCAGAG ATGGAACAGGGATGTTGGGGAGAATCCTTTTCGCCTGGTTTAAAGG GAGCAAACTGGATTCAGAAGCCAAAAAATGGAG GCTTTTTGCTGACATTCTCAACGACGTTGCGATGTTAATGGAGATCACCGCACCTCATTTCCCTCCTTTCTTCACTCTTATTGTGTGTATTGCCGGAGTGTTTAAG TCGATTGTGGGCGTGGCCGGAGGAGCGACAAGAGCGGCGTTAACTGTTCATCAGGCTCGCAGAAACAACATGGCCGACATCTCTGCTAAAGATGGCAGTCAG GAAACACTGGTCAATCTGGCAGGACTGCTGGTTAGCTTAGTGCTAATCCCACTTGTCACTGATAACCCTGt gCTGACGTTtattctcttcttcctcttcactGCACTCCACCTGTTTGCCAACTACAAAGCTGTCAGGTCTGTCGTCATGGAGACGCTGAACGAAGCTCGTCTGGCAATCGTCCTCCGTAGGTATTTGCTTGACGGACAGATCCTGAGTCCAGCAGAAGCCAATCAGAGAGAGCCGGTGTTTCTGG AGTTTAAAACGGAAGTGCGCGTCAGACTCGGGGTCAGACTGGGAGAAGTCATTAAACA GCCTCAGGAGCTCCAACTGGCTTTGAGGAACAACACCAGGTCCTACATCATAGCAATACAAAATG ggagcgtgtgtgtgtgtttgagtgctgATGCGTCAGTGCGTGATGAGATCATGGCAGCGTGTCAGGCTGTGTGTATCAGCACTGTGTTACACTCGTCACCGCAGCATGGAGCTCTTACACACCTCTCCGAGATCAGAG ACTCGTGGGAACTGGTTTCTGAAAGTCACAAGCTGATGGACCAAATTTTCCAGCCCTTTTTCACAG GTCTAGAAAAAGCCGGGTGGCAGACGGACCGGACGCTGCTGGACTGGGACGAGTGGAGAGCGGAGTGGAGGAAGAAAGGCAGCTAA